From Pseudorasbora parva isolate DD20220531a chromosome 25, ASM2467924v1, whole genome shotgun sequence, one genomic window encodes:
- the znrf1 gene encoding E3 ubiquitin-protein ligase znrf1 has protein sequence MGGKQSTAGRPRGAFPGVSTDDSAVPPSAHFGHYRPGGTMGLRSRSVSSVAGMGIDHSATVPFGFYTPRGTDSDRAGGGSGTDPAHNGNGYQETGGGHHTDGMLYLGSRASLADTLPLHIAPRWFSTHSGFKCPVCSKSVASNEMEVHFIMCLSKPRLSYNDDVLSRDAGECVICLDELQQGDTIARLPCLCIYHKSCIDSWFEINRSCPEHPSD, from the exons ATGGGGGGCAAACAGAGTACGGCGGGGCGGCCCCGGGGTGCTTTTCCCGGTGTCTCGACAGATGACAGCGCGGTGCCACCCTCGGCCCACTTCGGGCACTACCGGCCAGGTGGCACGATGGGACTGCGTAGCCGCTCTGTGAGCTCCGTGGCGGGGATGGGCATAGATCACAGCGCCACGGTGCCCTTCGGGTTTTACACCCCCAGAGGAACAGACTCGGACAGAGCCGGAGGGGGGTCAGGTACGGATCCTGCTCATAACGGGAACGGATACCAAGAAACTGGCGGGGGGCACCACACGGACGGTATGCTTTACCTGGGATCCCGGGCGTCGTTGGCAGACACTTTGCCCCTGCACATCGCGCCCCGATGGTTTAGCACACATAGCG GATTCAAGTGTCCTGTCTGCTCCAAATCAGTGGCATCCAATGAGATGGAGGTTCACTTCATCATGTGTCTGAGCAAGCCCCGCCTCTCCTACAACG ATGACGTGTTGTCAAGAGACGCAGGTGAATGTGTAATATGTCTCGATGAGCTACAGCAAGGAGACACCATCGCTAGACTGCCGTGCCTCTGTATCTATCACAAAAG CTGTATAGACTCCTGGTTTGAGATCAACCGCTCCTGCCCCGAACATCCTTCAGACTGA